ccacttgaacaaccaaatcccaattatgaattaagaatattcctgattatgaattaagaatattccccagtCTCCGAAATCTTTCCAAttcgcgtctgagttcaagagtcatagcagtctgagaatgcactgccttgcccacctcgttaatcatgacggacaagtgaggggccgtggttcttgatgccgccgtcttgccaattttccgacagatcatggcagcacataaaccagaaagtgccagccctgctaccataagaccaaatatgaataagtcctcgacgtcctcaatggagaaaagcGCCAAACaggcaatacgccaagacccccaggagtcgagaacataggccgcaggatatgttccatctttgcagataggatcccccggtcctgaccttcttgtagaaaagatggtgtcaatagcgttcagagaccagttgatcaattccatggttaatccaataacagtccaatagaaccagtatccaatataatttgaggaatttacagtctggtgaagtagggacttgaaggttaaagcagagagcagagataagggagagtggaggagatgcgaccgccctcatcagagtcccaagctgaaatgaCTGGTAGAGGATGGATGACTGGCAGAGGATGGATGACTGGCTGTGGTGTGTTTAGGGGCTCGGGTGGTGATGGCCTGCAGGGACCTAATCCGGGCAGAGCGAGCAGCAGAGGAAATTCGGCAATCAACAGGAAATGGGAATGTTGTCATCAGACACTTGGATCTAGCCTCACTCTACTCCGTCCGCCAGTTTGCCAAAGACTTCTTGGACAGCGAAGACAGACTGGACATCCTAATTAACAACGCAGGTCTGTCTGTCTACCTGTGGCTCTGTATTcctttctgtctctgtgtctggtcACTTGTTTGTCTCTCGTTCACCTCTCAGGTGTGATGATGTGTCCAAAGTGGGTAACAGAAGATGGTTTTGAGACTCAGATGGCTGTCAATCATCTGGGCCACTTCTTACTGACCAATCTGCTGCTTCCAAAGCtgaagaactcagctcccagccgCGTGGTCACCGTGTCCTCTGTCGCTCATCGGGGAGGTTTGTCCTCTGACATTTGTGATTTATTGTTTGATTtttactttttgttgttttttgtttttaccatATTTTATTTCACCTACAGGACAGATTAAGTTTGATGATCTCTTCTTCAGTCGGAGGCCATACAGTGCTCTTGCTAGCTACAGGCAGAGCAAGCTAGCTAATGTGCTATTCTCCAGAGAGCTGGCCCGCCGGGTCAAAggtcagaaccaaactgagacagACCTTTGTTCTAAAAGCAGAATGAAGATTCATGAAAAGTCCTTTTTATCAGTCTTCATTACAAACAGCCCCTTGCTGAGGGGCTGTTTGTgattgcttgttctgttagacctcagtgctgcttttgatactgttgaccataaaattttattacagagattagagcatgccataggtattaaaggcactgcgctgcggtggtttgaatcatatttgtctaatagattacaatttgttcatgtaaatggggaatcttcttcacagactaaagttaattatggagttccacaaggttctgtgctaggaccaattttattcactttatacatgcttcccttaggcagtattattagacggtattgcttaaattttcattgttacgcagatgatacccagctttatctatccatgaagccagaggacacacaccaattagctaaactgcaggattgtcttacagacataaagacatggatgacctctaatttcctgcttttaatctcagataaaactgaagttattgtacttggccccacaaatcttagaaacatggtgtctaaccagatccttactctggatggcattaccctgacctctagtaatactgtgagaaatcttggagtcatttttgatcaggatatgtcattcaatgtgcatattaaacaaatatgtaggactgcttttttgcatttacgcaatatctctaaaatcagaaaggtcttgtctcagagtgatgctgaaaaactaattcatgcatttatttcctctaggctggactattgtaattcattattatcaggttgtcctaaaagttccctaaaaagccttcagttaattcaaaatgctgcagctagagtactgacggggactagaaggagagagcatatctcacccatattggcctctcttcattggcttcctgttaattctagaatagaatttaaaattcttcttcttacttataaggttttgaataatcaggtcccatcttatcttagggacctcgtagtaccatatcaccccaatagagcgcttcgctctcagactgcaggcttacttgtagttcctagggtttgtaagagtagaatgggaggcagagccttcagctttcaggctcctctcctgtggaaccagctcccaattcagatcagggagacagataccctctctacttttaagattaggcttaaaactttcctttttgctaaagcttatagttagggctggatcaggtgaccctgaaccatcccttagttatgctgctatagacgtagactgctggggggttcccatgatgcactgtttctttctctttttgctctgtatgcaccactctgcatttaatcattagtgatcgatctctgctcccctccacagcatgtctttttcctggttctctccctcagccccaaccagtcccagcagaagactgcccctccctgagcctggttctgctggaggtttcttcctgttaaaagggagtttttccttcccactgtagccaagtgattgctcacagggggtcgttttgaccgttggggttttacataattattgtatggccttgccttacaatataaagcgccttggggcaactgtttgttgtgatttggcgctatataaaaaaattgattgattgattgctgagacaatgtggtctagtgaccctcggCCTGATGAATCAAAgtcgttgttgttgttgagaCTGACACCTCCTCCCATCGCAGTCATGGTGGATGATGTCTCGGTCCTGACAGGTGTTTCTGGTGTCCTGTCCCTCTGGTCCATCTGCTTTGAGTACATTTTTAAGGCTGATCCTCCTGCTTGgatgttaagcccctttcacaccgggcttatGTAGAGTTGCCTTGTGCTGTGTACCAAGTACGATGAATGGCTGCATAAGTTGCGCgcaggggagaaaaaaaacaacaaaaaacaaaactttgcacTCAGTGGagagaagcttggctccatgacgctctttacagactgcctggacatgcagatggatttgatacactgggaaaagtcagaatacagttaatggactttatttaatgtgccacgatcgagagagaacttgaggaggtggaAGAAAACTGCAGCTGGCAATCACATGTGTGATCCGTCCCTGAGGAGTGGATttggacatgtcctcttgctggcgATCTCTCCATGAGGAGTTAGTGGATGTGAAAGCTTGGCCAACccgccttttcttcttctgtggttttgaagcttcactgtcaGCAGAGTCCAGCTGGATGAGTAAAATCTATCAATGCAGgtttttttgataaaaaaaaacaaaaaggattttttttttgccctggCATAGGCCTGTGTACAGTTATGGTGGCTTGGTGTACAGCAgcacagtgttgtgtagacttgctttaAAACTGCGTACTTcctgcgtccagtgctctacgtagaaaaaattaagcatgtttaattttttgcatccatctCGTGTACCCCTTTGTGTCCCTCAACGTACTGCCGCGTAGGGCAGCATAAACTCAGAATAGAGCTGTTTGAGCTCAGCATAGTCTTTACGGTGCATTATGCAACTCTACGTAGGCCcgttgtgaaaggggctttagacgtGTCTTGTGTGAGggtttttgtgtctgatttaccaGTTAACTTTGAACCACCAAACATTACTGAGACTTCAAAGACAGTTAAGCAGCTGTGGGAGGAAAAAGCTCCAGCGCCTTAGTGGGGAGGTGAAGATGAGGTTCTCCTGACACTGGACTTCATAGTCATACTGTGAGTAGGGGAGACTCTATGACTTCTTTtcagtgaattctggtgttcctcagggatgtgttctgagcATTACACTACTCGATGGTTgcatagactgggtgttgggtctggttgtggaaaccagttacTTGGGTACTTTTGTTGGTAAGGAAAGGTTACTGACCCTGGCTTTACAGATGGTACTGTGATCTTTGCAAAATGAATAGATATTCTGATTGCAGCACTGGAGTAGTTGAGTGAGGAACCAGAGTGTTGGGGTTTGTGATTGTTCTGGATCCAGACTAGATTTAGACCTTCAGtgccttcctggacttggccatcagaagtgtatctgtaagtggtaagtgttgaacttgtagaggccTTCACTGATCTCAGGAGGGACGTTCGTGTCTGTGGGGTGTCGGCCTTTGAGGTACAGTAGTGTGTGCCTGGATCTTATGGATCATAAACCACTGGTGAGTGTTGGATGATGTGATTGGCTGTTGGATGACTGCAGTCAGATGTGAGCATGTTTGGAGCCTGTGAGTGACTGTGACACCTGTGCGCTAGGATCTGGTGTGTCATCCTTCTGCCTGCATCCTGGGGTGATCCGCACTGAGCTGAGCCGCCATGTTGAGGGCTGGTTTCCCCTGCTGGGTGTGCTGCTGAGCCTCCCTGCCCTGCTCCTCATGAAGACACCCAGCCAAGGCTGCCAGACCACCGTGTACTGTGCTGTGACACCAGGCCTGGAGGAACAATCAGGATGCTACTTCAGGTCAGGCACAAAACATGTACATATACACGTAGCCATGCCGTGTAACATTCAGGTCTCACTTCCCTGCTGTACTCTCTGTGCT
The Thalassophryne amazonica chromosome 7, fThaAma1.1, whole genome shotgun sequence genome window above contains:
- the LOC117513575 gene encoding retinol dehydrogenase 13 isoform X1, yielding MSSGVTVLRHWIAGGVCRCSVRLDGKTVLITGANTGIGKETSRNLAHRGARVVMACRDLIRAERAAEEIRQSTGNGNVVIRHLDLASLYSVRQFAKDFLDSEDRLDILINNAGVMMCPKWVTEDGFETQMAVNHLGHFLLTNLLLPKLKNSAPSRVVTVSSVAHRGGQIKFDDLFFSRRPYSALASYRQSKLANVLFSRELARRVKGSGVSSFCLHPGVIRTELSRHVEGWFPLLGVLLSLPALLLMKTPSQGCQTTVYCAVTPGLEEQSGCYFSDCAVKEAGPAGQDDAAARKLWKESARLVGLKDT
- the LOC117513575 gene encoding retinol dehydrogenase 13 isoform X2; its protein translation is MACRDLIRAERAAEEIRQSTGNGNVVIRHLDLASLYSVRQFAKDFLDSEDRLDILINNAGVMMCPKWVTEDGFETQMAVNHLGHFLLTNLLLPKLKNSAPSRVVTVSSVAHRGGQIKFDDLFFSRRPYSALASYRQSKLANVLFSRELARRVKGSGVSSFCLHPGVIRTELSRHVEGWFPLLGVLLSLPALLLMKTPSQGCQTTVYCAVTPGLEEQSGCYFSDCAVKEAGPAGQDDAAARKLWKESARLVGLKDT